The Sediminicola sp. YIK13 genomic sequence TTACACTTCCTTGGTTTTCAGTAAAATTTGCTCTATTCCAAATTACTGAAAGTCCATACCATAGCTATTTCTGTACCACCAAAAGAACCAAATGGTTGATAATCCATACGGTACAAAAAAATCTTTCGGAGCTGCTCGAAGGAATTTAGTGCCTAGGCATCATCAGTATTTTTGCATATCGGTTGAACAGGAGTATAAGAAGTTATCCAGGACGGAAGGGGTAAGCAATAGGAAATAAAATGTTATGATGTTTTTGGAAAGAAGACAATCGCCTTTTAGAGAAGAACTAGAGAAATAGCCCTATCACAAATGGTTTGTAGCGTATAAGTATGACTGAGGAGCTTAATTGGAAGCTACGCCATTTTTAAAATTATTGAGGGAGGAAGCGAACGAGTGACCCACCTCATTGAAAAAATCTTTTGGGAATACCTCAAAGAACATCACCACCAGTAGGGTGATAGCGATCAACATGATGCCAATACTAATTTTATCGATTACTGTTTTTGTATGCGTATCCATGGCTAGGGTTTAGTTTCCACAAGATAACGAATATAAGCGGGTTTAACAAATATTTAAGAAAATAGAGGCTCGGAACAATTCTTAAACTCTACTCCTCATTAAGATATATTTCGGTATAGGGGATCAATTTATCTGATCAAAAAATACCTTCTTTCAATGCTGTAGGTCTTTATCCTTTTATCAATCTTGGACTTTTGGAAGGTAATGGGGTCTGCTTTTATCCCGAGGACGGTCCTTAATTTAAAGTTGATTTCCGCGATCAGTTTATTTTTAATTTTTGTGTTATGCGCAAAATTTAGGTTTTTGTTCTCCACCAGATCCATAAGCTCCTTGGAGTTCACTTCGTCATCAGAGCGCAGTAGTAGATTAATGGCCGCAATGGAATTCTCATCCATATCAAACTTGTTGTTTTTGTAGGACAGTCCTTTTAAGGACACAGTTATTTTATTTCTTCCCAGATACCATCTTCTTGTAAGAAATAAGAGTAAACTGATCCCTAAAGTGGATAATACCCCTAATAGGACAGAAGAGTGGGCGGTATTGGTGTCGTAAAATTCCCGTTCACTGATCAGGTCTCCAAAAAACTCTTCTTCCGGAATTACAGTAAGCTGAAAGTGATTCGGTTGTTGGGGATTCCAAATAAAACAATAAAAAGCTCCCTTAAAATAATAGGAGTTCAGAAGAGCAACTATATTATTATTTACAGATGTCTTTTTATATAATTTTAAGGTATTGTCAATGATATCTACCACATAAATATTATCATCCTTGTCGTCTAGATATATATGTTTATTCCCAAAGGGGATTGATTTACTGAACCGGCTTAAATCAATGTTGCCATCCCCTAACTCCTGCCAAGAAGCGGCATTGGTGTTGAATTTAAAAACTTTGTGGCTGGGGTAAAATTGTTCGGGGTTATAATCATCCATAGCAATGCCTCCAAAAATATAGATATCATCTTCCACGTTGGTTACCCATGAATCTTGGGTACCTTTCGGTAGTATTTTGCTGCTGGAAGGTGCTACCATCTGCCATTCTGAAGAGGGCTTGTCATAATAGGTAAAAAAATTTCTTTGGGACCAAAATCCATACCCCCCATATCTGTAAATGCTGTCCTTGTGGACAAACACTGTGGAATTAATTTGCATCTTATGGGTAAAGGAACGATCCTTTCTAATGAATTTGTTGTCGGTGTATTCAAACAACCTGCCCCCTTTGTATTCTACAAAATAAATGTTGTCGCCTATTGATATTGGATGGAAATCATAGATAAAATTTTCTTCTGGAACCAGCAGTGGGATCTTGCGTACTTTTTTTTGCTTATCAAGTTTTACGATGTAGACACTATCTGGCTGAAATAAATACAATTCTGATGTGCCCTCATTTAAAAGCACTTTTTTTAGTGGGTGAAAATTCCCTATATCCATGGTCTGGGAGTAGGAACAAAAACACGCCAACAGCCATAAAAAAAATAGTTGCTTCATATTGCAATATAATGTAAACCTGCTTTTAACCTATTAATTTTACTGCATATAATCTAAAACGTCCCCAAATGAATACTGTATTTTTTATTTCCATACCCCTTATCAAAACCAAGGTCACTGACAGGGTTTTTAGAAAAGGGGGAGTTGTTGAATTGAAAAGTGGCCGCAACATATTTAGAATTATGAAAATCATAGGTTGTATATGTTTGATTTTTTTAGTGTTTTCATGTTCTGATAGATGCAACTATCCCGATTGTGGCAGAGTGGTGGCGGGGTGGATGAAATGCACAGACGCTCCCAAATCACTGTCCATTTATTGCAAGGGAGAAGCCATACAATTTGATGAGGGGGATTATTGCAGTCAGGCCCATGCGGAAAACCATAATAAAGAAGAGGTCGGTTGGCTATTGGATTAATGCCACATGCGAGATATGGGACACCAATGATAAAGTAATGCACCTAAAGCCAAAGAACATTTTTGGGTTTAAAGGCGATGGTCGGTTTATCTAAATAAGATCAAGACAGCTCCTATGGCGGTCAATAACAGAATCATTTTTCGGTAATGTTTATCCTTGATAATTTTCACTAACCGGATGCCCACAAAAAGCCCCAATAAGATACCTGGCAATAGTTTGAGATTAACCATCAATGTTTCTGTGGTAATCGTTTCCCAAACAATAATGTGAAAGGGCAATTTAAATAGGTTGACAATAAAAAATAGCCAGGCCGCTGTCCCTATAAATTCATTTTTAGGAAGGCGCATTGCTAAAAAGAAGATATTGGAAAAGGCGCCGGCCAAATTCCCGATCATGGTGGTGATACCTGCCAAAATTCCAATGAATCCTCCAAACGCCCAATGGGTGGGTACCGCTTTAGATTTCCTTTGATCCCACCAATACATCATGAGCACGCTGCCCAAAATAATACCGGCCATCCCTATTTTAAAGATTTTTTGTGGCAAGTCCTTTCCAATGATAACACCAATAATAACACCAAGCACCATCCAGGGCAGTAAGCGGATGATGTAGCGCCATTGGGTATGCCTATGGTAGTATATAACCGCAAATATATCCCCAACAACAAGAAGGGGGACCAATAGGCCTGTAGATTCCTTTGCGCCAAAAGCGAGGGCCATAAGGGTGACATTGATGATGGCAATCCCTTTAATGCCCGCTTTGGAGATCCCTATCACGCAAGCTGCGGTGATGGCGAGAACCCAAGAGGTGGTTGTAATATCCAAGGTTGAAAGGATGATTATAGTGGAAGTTTGATGCACATCAAAAATAACCTAAAAATAATGAACAGGTCACGTCCTTCAAAATAGACTGCTATGAATGAAAACAAGAAGGGTTTTAGGAAATGGTCTAATTAGTGCCAAAGGCCCAATTGGTAAATTTTGGAAAGACTTTGGCCCAGGTCTTTAAATTGTGTTTTCCACCATCCAATTCCACATAGGTAATATCACCAGGAAAGGAGTAGCCCTTTTCCTGAAGTTCTTTGATGACGTCGGTAGTATCGTCGATAGAATCTATGATGCCATTATTGTTCCTGTCTGCCGTCTCGTCCTCCGTTCCGCATTGGAACCAAAATTTAAGATGGGGGTTGTAGGTACCTTTTTTAACAACATCCAACACAATACGGCTTCTGTCCGCAACATCATTGACAGTGTAGGCTTTGTTGCGCCACCAAAATGATCCACTAAAAACCCCTACTTTTCCAAAATATTGGGCGTTGTTGTAAACGATATCAAATGCAGATAAGCCACCTAAGGACATACCGCAGTACACCCAATCCTGGGCATCTTTGGAAACCTTAAATTCGGCCCTCAAAAAAGGGATGAATTCCTCTATCAAGAATTTAGAATAATTTATGGCCCTAGCACCGCGGCCCTTGAAATCTGGGGAAGATGCTGTGCCGTATTCTTGAATGCGATTGTTATTGGCCTCTATACCGACATACACGAAAGGTTTGCCTGTCTTTGAAGAAAATGCAGAAGGAAGGGTCTTCTCCAACTCCAAATTCACAAAATCCTGCCCATCGTTCATCAATAAAACAGGGAAGGGCGTTTCGGAATCCTTGTAGTGAGGGGGGGCGACCAATCTAAAAGTAACCTTCCTACCCAAATATTTTGAATAGAGATTTCCTTTTAATCCAATAAATTCACTTTCAAATTGCATTTTTTCTTCTAAGGGTCTGCAAGTATACCAATTACTTAAAAAACCATTGCAATAGATGCGTGATTGTAAGCGTTTTTTAACATTTTTAAAGTATATTTAACTCTATGGCAGAAATTCAATACATTCAATATTATTCTAACACATTAGATAGAAACATCAACCTAGAAGTGACTGGACACTGGGGATATCCTATTTTATTGTTCCCTTCCTCGGGAGGTTCTTACACCCAAAATACTGATTTTGGGCTCAATCAATCCGTGATGCAATTTATTGAGCAGGGCCGGATCAAACTCTATAATGTGGAGACGCTTGACATGCTTACATTTTATGATGACCATTTGGCTTCGGAAATAAAAATACAACGGTATGAACTGTACATGAAATTTCTCCAAACGGAATTGATTCCGTATATTCAAAATCAATGCAACACCGAACGAATTGCTGTTGGGGGCTGTAGTTTTGGAGGATATCACGCAGGAAACACTGCCTTCAGATTTCCAGATCTGGTCTCCCATCTCTTCTCCATGTCAGGGGTTTTTAATATTCGGAATTTTACGCCTCTCTCTGATGATATGGCCATATATTTCAATTGTCCGGATGAGTTTATGCGCAATGAAGAGCCTTGGAAATACAATCATGTGGAGATTGTGCTGAGCACCTCGGATTGGGACAGTTGCCGGCCAAAAAACCTGCACATGTCGCACGTATTAAATGAAAAGGGCATACATCATTGGTACGATGAAAAAAAATGGATAGAGCACGATTGGCCACTTTGGAAAATGGCATTTCCAGAATATGTGGAACGTTTCTTTTAAATGTATAATGCAAACTAAAAATATAGATTATGGTTAAGAAAGTGGGAATATTGTTTGGGATGGAAGACACCTTTCCTTGGGAATTTATAAATAGGGTCAATGAATTAGGTAATGGAAAGGTCGTTGCCGAACCAGTAAAAATCGATAAGGTACAACAAGGTATTGATTATGGATATCATGTTATTTTTGATAGGATTTCCCAAGAAGTTCCTTTTTATAGAGCTTACTTAAAAAATGCTTCCTTGATGGGGACAACTATCGTCAACAATCCATTTTGGTGGAGTGCAGATGAGAAGTTTTTCAATAACTGTTTGTCTATACAATTGGGGGTTCCTGTACCAAAAACCATTCTATTGCCGTCCAAAGAAAGACCGGATGATACTTCAGAAAAGTCGTTTCGAAACTTGGAAGCGCCATTGGATTGGGATTATATATTCAATTATATTGGATTTCCGGCCTATATGAAACCGCACTCAGGTGGAGGTTGGAAAAATGTATACAGGGTTGACAATCCGGATGATTTTTTCAACAAATATGGGGAAACGGGTCAGTTGGTGATGATGCTGCAGGAAGAAATCGTTTTTGAAGATTACTACAGGGTTTATTGTTTGGGCCAAAAATATGTTCATATTATGCCTTACGAGCCTAGGAACGAACCTCATTTGCGATATGCTACCACGCCTAAAACAACTGGGGCCGAGCACAAAAAGTTAATGAAAACAATCCATGACTATACCTTATTGCTGAACAAGGCTTTGGGATATGATTTCAATACGGTTGAATTTGCGGTTCGCAACGGAGTGCCTATTGCCATAGATTTTTGCAACCCTGCACCTGATGCTGATGTAAATTCAGTGGGACAGGAGAATTTTGAGTGGATTGTGGAACATTCCGCAAAACTGGCCATTGAGATGGCCAATGCGCACAAGCCCAAACAAAACAATAGTAGTTGGGGGACCTTCGTCCAGAATGCTGTGGCACCGCCAAAAAAAGCACCAATAAAAAGTTCTCTTAAGTCGGCCTCTGAGGCAAAAAAGACAGTAGTGAAAAAAGCGCCTGCAAAAGGTAAGGGTGTGTTGGCAAAGACGGTGAAGCCGGCTGCTAAAAAAGCAGCGCCCAAAAAGGCAGCCCCAAAAAAGGCAACAAAAAAATAAACTCGGGTCCATATCTAAATTACAGATAGGACGCGCACATCTAAATTTATTAAGGCATTAATTCTATGAAAAAGTTCACACTGGGAATTGAGGAGGAATTTCAAATTTTGGATAGCGATACGCTTACCTTACGATCGCACATGTCCAAAATTTACGAAGGGGGAAAGGTGCTCCTAAAGGAACGGATCAAGGAAGAAATGCATCAGGCCGTAGTTGAAATGGGCACCAATATTTGTGAAAATATACAAGAAGCCCGGGATGAAGTCTCCTATTTAAGACAACAGGTCATAGAATTGGCCGGGGCTGAAGGACTGAAGGTGGCTGCGGCAGGGACCCATCCCTTTTCGCATTGGAGTGATCAATTGATTACTCGCGATCCAAGGTATGATGCCCTTATTGAAGAAATGAAGGATGTGGCCAGGTCCAACCTAATTTTTGGGTTACACGTTCATGTGGGAATTCCAAGTCGGGAAGAAGGCTTACAGATAATGAATGTGGCACGTTATTTCCTGCCGCACCTTTACGCCTTGTCAACCAACTCCCCTTTTTGGGAGGCCAGGGAGACCGGATTTAAGTCGTACCGATCCAAAATATTTGACAAATTTCCCCGAACCGGAATACCGCCATACTTTTCCAGCGTGGCCGAGTACGACAAATTTGTGGATATCCTTGTAAAAACAAACTGCATAGACAACGGCAAAAAAATCTGGTGGGATATTCGTTTGCACCCATTCTACCCAACGGTGGAGTTCAGGATCTGTGATATGGTACAGACTGTAGATGAGGTTATCTGCATTGCCGCCATTATGCAATGTATTATTGCAAAACTACACAGGCTGCACCAGAAGAACCAAAGCTTTAGATCGTACCGTAGGGTGTTGATCAACGAGAACAAATGGCGGGCCGCTAGATGGGGCATGGATGCCAAACTGATCGATTTCGGTAAGGAAGAAGAAGTGCCTTTTGAAGTATTGATACAGGAACTTTTGGAGTTTATAGATGATGTGGTGGATGAATTGGGATGCCGCAAAGAAGTTAATTTTGTGTACCAAATGTTGGAACAAGGATCTGGAGCCGATAGACAGCTTAAGGTCTTTAATGAAACCAATGACTTAAAGGAGGTTATCAAATATGTAGTAGACCAAACTTCCAAGGGATTATAATTTAATCTGGTTTTCAGAAAGATAAGAAGTAAAATGAGTAATTTTGCCCTCTTGAAAAAGAAAGATCTAATGAAGATGAACTATAATATTGCTGTGCTCGATTTGAATGCCGGTCAATTGAACGAGGGTATGCGCTGCATTAAGAAGTTGGTAGAGCAATTTTTATCACAAGAAGATATAAATGGCCAATACACGGTATTTGATGTCCGCAATGCCATAGAATTACCAGATATTACAGATTACGATATTTTTATCTCATCAGGCGGCCCTGGCGCCCCCTTTGTTGCAGATGAAAAATGGGAACAACCATTTTTTGCCTTTTTGGATGCAGTTTTGGAGCATAATGCGCAACACCAGCATAAAAAACACTTGTTTTTAATATGCCATTCCTTCCAATTGGCATGTTTGCATTGGG encodes the following:
- a CDS encoding alpha/beta hydrolase; the protein is MQFESEFIGLKGNLYSKYLGRKVTFRLVAPPHYKDSETPFPVLLMNDGQDFVNLELEKTLPSAFSSKTGKPFVYVGIEANNNRIQEYGTASSPDFKGRGARAINYSKFLIEEFIPFLRAEFKVSKDAQDWVYCGMSLGGLSAFDIVYNNAQYFGKVGVFSGSFWWRNKAYTVNDVADRSRIVLDVVKKGTYNPHLKFWFQCGTEDETADRNNNGIIDSIDDTTDVIKELQEKGYSFPGDITYVELDGGKHNLKTWAKVFPKFTNWAFGTN
- a CDS encoding alpha/beta hydrolase-fold protein, with the translated sequence MAEIQYIQYYSNTLDRNINLEVTGHWGYPILLFPSSGGSYTQNTDFGLNQSVMQFIEQGRIKLYNVETLDMLTFYDDHLASEIKIQRYELYMKFLQTELIPYIQNQCNTERIAVGGCSFGGYHAGNTAFRFPDLVSHLFSMSGVFNIRNFTPLSDDMAIYFNCPDEFMRNEEPWKYNHVEIVLSTSDWDSCRPKNLHMSHVLNEKGIHHWYDEKKWIEHDWPLWKMAFPEYVERFF
- a CDS encoding sulfite exporter TauE/SafE family protein; translated protein: MHQTSTIIILSTLDITTTSWVLAITAACVIGISKAGIKGIAIINVTLMALAFGAKESTGLLVPLLVVGDIFAVIYYHRHTQWRYIIRLLPWMVLGVIIGVIIGKDLPQKIFKIGMAGIILGSVLMMYWWDQRKSKAVPTHWAFGGFIGILAGITTMIGNLAGAFSNIFFLAMRLPKNEFIGTAAWLFFIVNLFKLPFHIIVWETITTETLMVNLKLLPGILLGLFVGIRLVKIIKDKHYRKMILLLTAIGAVLILFR
- a CDS encoding carboxylate-amine ligase, whose protein sequence is MKKFTLGIEEEFQILDSDTLTLRSHMSKIYEGGKVLLKERIKEEMHQAVVEMGTNICENIQEARDEVSYLRQQVIELAGAEGLKVAAAGTHPFSHWSDQLITRDPRYDALIEEMKDVARSNLIFGLHVHVGIPSREEGLQIMNVARYFLPHLYALSTNSPFWEARETGFKSYRSKIFDKFPRTGIPPYFSSVAEYDKFVDILVKTNCIDNGKKIWWDIRLHPFYPTVEFRICDMVQTVDEVICIAAIMQCIIAKLHRLHQKNQSFRSYRRVLINENKWRAARWGMDAKLIDFGKEEEVPFEVLIQELLEFIDDVVDELGCRKEVNFVYQMLEQGSGADRQLKVFNETNDLKEVIKYVVDQTSKGL
- a CDS encoding glutathione synthase encodes the protein MVKKVGILFGMEDTFPWEFINRVNELGNGKVVAEPVKIDKVQQGIDYGYHVIFDRISQEVPFYRAYLKNASLMGTTIVNNPFWWSADEKFFNNCLSIQLGVPVPKTILLPSKERPDDTSEKSFRNLEAPLDWDYIFNYIGFPAYMKPHSGGGWKNVYRVDNPDDFFNKYGETGQLVMMLQEEIVFEDYYRVYCLGQKYVHIMPYEPRNEPHLRYATTPKTTGAEHKKLMKTIHDYTLLLNKALGYDFNTVEFAVRNGVPIAIDFCNPAPDADVNSVGQENFEWIVEHSAKLAIEMANAHKPKQNNSSWGTFVQNAVAPPKKAPIKSSLKSASEAKKTVVKKAPAKGKGVLAKTVKPAAKKAAPKKAAPKKATKK